A stretch of DNA from Sugiyamaella lignohabitans strain CBS 10342 chromosome B, complete sequence:
TACCATCTCCATTGGTGAAGTCACCACCTTGAATCATGAATTGCTTGATAACTCTGTGGAAACTGGAGCCTTTGTATCCAAAACCTTTATCTCCAGCAGCTAAGGACCGGAAATTCTCAACGGTTTTGGGGACAACCTCACCATACAAACCGAAAATAATTCGGCCAAGTTCTTCATTGCCCTGCTTAATATCAAAGTAAACTTTGTGAGTGATGACAGGAGAAACCTGCtctccagctccagaagCTGCAAAAACGTTGGAGGCGTAAAGCACAAATCCAAGAATGACTGCGAAAACAGTCCAAAGAAGCTTCATCTTGATGTTGGTGCAACGAAACTACGTTGTCTTTGTGTCAACGTGGAAGGGATGAATGATGAGCCGTGCAGAGCAGCAACGCCCTTGAAACTCACGTGATGTCTGTTTAAGAAAAGGGTTTATTATAATTTATCCTTCCGAATATTAATACTTGGAcgatattatatatataagtatatttaatatttaagAATGTAGGCTAGATTAGTTTCTATCATGTTCCCATTGAAATTTCCTCAGCTTTGTGGAGGAGCACAGCTGAGCCAGGAAACTGACAATAAATCAAATCCGTACGGCTAAAACTCAGTGATCAAGTTCCAGACGCGGTATACTTTGAAATTCCATTCTCAAACAACATATACTGGCACTGCTAAAATGTCAGTAGATGCAAATATCAATTCCAACTCAAGTTCTGCTGAAGCAGATTTACCCAATATAACACCGCGTGATGTCCGGCTACTTCACCTGATTTTGGCATCGATGGGAGTATCTTCATACCAAGACAGAGTGCCTCTGCAATTAATGGATTTTGCTTTTAGATATACACATGGAGTTCTACAAGATGCTCTCCATTATAGCGACCATGCTCACTCATCCACATCCCATCAACCAGCAGGTGTTGGTCCTTCAAATGTCCCATTGACAATAGATGATGTGCGGTTAGCAGTAGGAGCTCGAGTTAATTATCAGTTTAAACCTGCTCCGCCCAAGGAACTATTATTGGATCTTGCACAAGAACGAAACAAAAGGCCACTCCCACAGGTTAGTCAACAGTATGGTCTAAGATTACCACCCGAGAAGTACTGTTTAACTTCGAAAGAGTGGGAGttcgacgatgaagatgacgagctCATGAATGAGATTGTTGACGAACCCGTACCAGCACCTAATTCTAGTGATGTTGCAATGACTGACGACTAGACCTATATATTGTATTTAATGAATCAGTGATGCCCTTTATATCATAAGTACTCTAATTCTTGGGTTTGGCTTTTTATACAACATCCAAATTCCGATGCGAGAAATTCAATCAACCCAGATGAAAGCCCAGTAAAATAAGACGGGACTGGCTGTAGCCCAGGCTctcactgctgctgaggaCAATCGCTTCTTCCCACCCGCATATTAAGAGATGAAAAATCTATATTTGTTTCACGGTAATATCTACATAATCAGAGAAACTTTTGCTCACTAGCTCGTAGCTGATATTTTTCCCAATGAGAACTAGTTTTCCATAGTTCATATCCAAATCATCTACAGTTAGAGGTGACTCGCCTTCCAAATCAACGATATCGTAGGTATCTCTGACTCCTTGTATAATTCGGGTCTGTCTGCTATTATCATCTCGCATCAATCGTCCTTTGGTTCTATGTATCTCCACAACAGTACCATCAATGTCATATTCCCAAAGAACGTGTTGCAACCATGACTCTATTTTTTCCTCTTGCTCCTGGGTTGTCTTATCGAACCCCAGCGCTATTGTCGCTATTCTATGATCATGCCATCCGTTGGCTAACTCTTTGGAACTGCTGAGTCTCGCATTGTCTATCGTTCCATCATAGGCTCTCAAATCTAGAATTTTAGACAGATCAACTTTTCCATATGTGCTCTCTACGATGGGTGCAATGGAATTGATGCTACTTATCCTTGCTTTGATAGCTTCGAGATCTGAGGGTCTCGTGACGAATCTGTCACACTTGTTGAGAATAATAACATCAGCATGGGCTATTTGAATACTAGCTGTCGAAATACGGGGAAGCACTTCTTCGGCCTTACTTTTCTGGCCTCTTTTGGACTGGTCATCTTCCGTCACATCTTCAAGGCTCTTGACAATATTCTCAGCATCGAGCACAGTTATGATTCCATCTAAATAGATACTTGATAGTAGAGCATCATCCAGCCAGAACATATTAGCGATAGGACCAGGATCTGCCACTCCTGATGTTTCGAGTAGAATATAATCAAATTTACCGCTCTTTTCCATTAGCTTCTCGATGGCAGCGACCCCATTATCCTTGACAGTACAGCATAAACATCCATTATCCAGTTCCAGCCATTCTTCGTAAATCGATTGGCCGTCCCTTACCGTGAGTGCTCGCTCTATATCTGCTGTACTGCCAAATTCATTCATAATCATTGcaatttttttctccttctgAGTAGCCACATAGTTTAGCAATGTGGATTTACCACTTCCAAGATAACCCGTCACAATAGTTATTGGCACCCTTTTAAGCGGCATACTTTCTGGATGATCATAGCTACCAGCTACATCAACCAATTCTGGTacatcctcgtcatctaaTGCAACAGTGGTGTTAACCATATCAACCAAGCTGTCTAGTACGATGTGAGTTCATCCAGTTCACTTCACGGCCTAGCAGAGTATGCATTGCGCTATTCTTGCCGCTCACGCGGGACATGAGACCTTGTTAACAGTTATGTCTGTGTCATGTCCAAAAATTAGACTTTACTCAGGCTGGATACAGTATAGTGAAGTTTAGCCGCCCCTTCTCATGtatcttgaaaatattcttGTTTACTCACCTCCTTTTGCTACCAAATGCGTCCAACTCTATTTTCCTTCCGGTGCCGTGCCCCGTGCTCGATCACCTGCGCATTTAGCGACAGAGATTAAAATGCATGTTACAAAGAACACTCGAAAATTGAGGAATGTTTGATTTAGACAAACCTTCTTTTATCGCCATTAACTCAATTTAAAGGTACCATACTGATTGTCAGCATTTTTACCAGTATTTTGTTAATTTTGCTGGATTGTATGTCTCCGGATATCAGCTGGTCTGTTTTGGTTAttttcaaatatattttattttcttacAGATGTGATAATCGTTCGAAATCTTCTatacagaaaaaaacaaattctAAGTAGTCAATATGCACGATAAAATTAAACATATTGACTCAAACAGGCTAGGTACCTACGCCCAACGAATAGAGCTGCACAGATGCATaggaaatattattatacaCATATATCTATCAGAGAATCCAAAGAGCACTACTAAATCCAGCTCTTTTAAAATCGAATCAATTAACAACTAAAGTTAACCTGTTttcattaataaataaattatgaACGAGTTTATTCTCGTTGGTGTGCGGTGCGAAGATTCTTTTACAGAACACATAAAAAATACGAATAATATTGTGAAACCTTCATGCAAGTACTGAAAATCAGCagtcaaaagaaaataaaaataggATAATGAGCATTCAGGCTGTTCTTAATGGGGCCGGGAGTCTGTGCTTTACCGGGTGAGATCCGTCTAGTCGCAAACCTAATGGACTACAATCATAGTTGGCACCGCTCTTATCGTTGAAGCTGGGGAAATTgccttctcttctcttaCCGTCAATTGACATTGAGATATGGTAATTTCCAGACCCTTGAGTATAGGGTTGATACATGTAATTCTTGGCCTGCATATGACTTGGCATAGAGTCAAGTAGAGGAGTGGTGCCAATGGGTGGGATTTCTCTAGGATTGGCAAACGAGTAAGACTGGCCACTGGTCGAACTTGGGGAAATAGGCGACGAATTGAAACTGTCAGTTTGTTCCCTACTTAAATTTCCTGAGTTGGATGCTATGATTGCAAGTGATACCAGTGGGTGTTGTGGAGAGATTCTAATATCCACAGGACTTGGTCTTTCATCCTCTTTCCTATAGGGATGGGAGCTTCCATGTGACCCATAGTGACGTGTCAATGTAGTGTTTCTTGTGAAGGTTTTGGTACATCCGGGGTAATTGCATGAATAGGGTCTATTTCCAGTGTGAACACGTCGGTGACGGGCCAAAGAACTTGAGTCGCTGAAGGCTTTGTTACAAACATCGCATTTGTGAGGCTTTTCTCCTGTATGTACTCTGATATGAACAGTCAAGGCTGATCTCTGTATAAATCTTTTTCCACAAATAGTACAAAGATTCGGTCTGATTCCCGAATGTATCCTCTCTAGTCTGAGTTAGATATCTGTCGTCGCATTGCGCCCAAATAATATGCTACTTACCATGTCTTACTAAGTCGCTCTTTCTTGAAAACCTTCTCTCACATGTGGAGCATGGAAATGGCTTTGATTTTTGCTTTATCACAGGATCCGTTGGTAAGGTTGATGTATACCTCGGAGCAGTGAATCCACTATTAGAGAAGGTTGGAACATTTGTCACCATGTGTGGTTGGTGATTGAACTGAGGACAGTGCAGTTCGTATaacggtggtggtggtgggggcTGGGCAAATACTCTTGGTTCATTAGTCATTCCAGGAAGAGGATATGGGGATACAAGATTATTGGAAATCGAAGGCAAATTTTCGGGAGGATACGATGTTGTCGTCAACACTGGACGGAGAGGAGGAGCTGCACATGTGGAGCAACTTGGTTGAGAGACGCTAGTCCATTGAGGCTGAGGCAAATTTATGTTGTTTCTTAAATATTCCCGTTTCTCAGTAGAGCTAGAAACTGCTAGTGGACTCTTGCTTGACTGGTTCTGGGGGCATTTTTTCTCATTATTGACTTTTTGACCATCAGATCTTTGGGCATCTGGTAAACTACTCTCCTCTTTATTTGCATTTATACTGGATAGTGAATTCTTACTTTCTGCCTCTTGACAAGGCGGGTCGCCCGTTTTCGCTGGTGGTAATGTTTTTGCATCTTCGGCATTTCCTTTATGGTTTAGAATTGAACTAAGATCCATATCGATATCTCTATACCAAACTCTTCTGGTGGCGGCTCTGATTACTCGATAATTAACAGactctatttatttttattagcTTTAGTTCAGCTATTAGGCTCTCTTGATAAAAATTCTATCTTTGAGCTtcctatatatatatatatatatatgtaaaTAAACCTACTTCCCATTTTTGTACATATTATTCATTGATGAAAAGGTGAATTTTATGCGAAACCATACCTGGAGCAGATTGAAAAGGACCCCTTTGGtcacaaaaagaaaaccattattttatttgagaTGTTGGGACCATCGTGCACatagtttgtttttcttgcATAAATTTAGTTGATATGTAGGCTGGTCCTACCGCTGATCATTTACCCCTAGGAATGAGAGTAGGGACTAAGTAGCATAGATTTACTAGGtaattgaagaaagagtAAGTGCCATAGCTTTATTTTTACATTTTACTCGGTAGTCCCTCTCAGGAGCCCCCCGCTGTGTACACTTTTTTGATGTTGACAGCAACACGCGTGCTTCGCATATTAGACACAATGGCATAATGTAGGGGGATGCCAAAACCCCTGGGCCTGATGATTTGATACCTCCCTGCTTCTAGAGTGGTTGATGTCATGGCGGCATAAGTTTTATTTTACATATTCTACCAAGTTATATACCCAGTACCTCCGTTTCTGTGGGCTTCTCTGTCTTTGCTATGTCCCTAAAACATAGATATGAACCTAGCTTTGGGCTGTTCATAGCTGTGGTGGTGAGTATTCCATGACATTTCTTATGTGCTTGGACCCACTGCTCGCTAAGGCCGGTATCTTCTTATGATATCAATGCTGAAAGCAATGGTATCGACTCCAGGCTATATCGAAAATGGAGTGGTTCAGCCTCCACCTCCTTCCTGTTTCATGGAATATTTACAGtttcatttctttttcaacgaactttttgctttttggATTTCGGCTGTATTTGTTATTAATTCTCTTGGAGCTCGGATATGTGGTATCCAAGCTTTACCTGCATTACAATAGCATCATATTCATATAAATCATCCTTAGATATAAAATGTCATAATAATCCTTTTTCTTGACCATACCGCCGAGCTACCCATAACATTCCCCCATTGAGACCCGACGACATAATTATTCTCCATTCAATCTCATAGGTTTATTCTTATCTTAGTCCTCCGGCTGGCCACCGCCATCACCTAGCCCTACTCAAAGATATTAATCAACCGACATAAGATaactctcttcttttgttcaATCTTATTCCTTCTCCTTGAATCATTTCCGGAGGTGGCCCGTTCTAGATAGACTTCAGAAGGAGCGAGCTGGGCACTTGCATATTGATATAAGCAAAAAAGGCAAGACCACCCCTCGCCTTTAATCCTTCCCAGTTCTGTTCTCAGTAATGCTCTATTCAGGGCCCTTTGCCCGGTTCTTACAGAGGATGTTACCACTGTATTGGACACCCGTGTCGCTTATATATAATACCATAATATGACATGAAGTAAAAAACTTTGCCGTGGGATTAGGTCATGCGGTGATGCTCGAACAAGCAATCCTGGCTTAATGGATGCAGGGATGTATGAAGGCGATAGCAGAATATGGAGTAGCGCCAACGCGCCCACTCCTCTCTTACTGTATGTGGATATTTTATCCCTGTTGGTACATTACCATTGATGCAAAGTTCGAACTAGCGCCAGCACTTGTTGACCACAGTTATCGAGGAGAAGTTTAccaaaattatttttgattttgcatATCCCCATTAGTTAAAACGGGTCCCACAGTAGAGCTGCATAAACATGCATCAGATCTCACATGAATGTAACTCTAAATGGATCCAACATAACGATCTACGCGGGGATGAACTCGGATACTACAGAGAAGTTCATGATGAAAACATTCACTGAATTTGGTTTTTGGAAACTTTAAAAAAGCACCTCCTTggtctgtttgtttacgACGGGAAGGAAAGCAAAACTATGCTGTGTTATAATAGACATGACTATTGCTGATTCCGTCGATACGCCTTGGACCATATTCTGGCCCGATAAATCTACAATAGTGAACACCTCCTTCATCCCTGCTGAACATTATGTATGAGGGCATAATAATTGCTGACCATACTCTATCAATTCTTGTAGGTACACAGGAGGGTGCTGCGGCAGTACATTCGTCTCAGAACCCGttaaaaaaatgcaattaTGTGGCTACATGTATAGGCATCGAAGGTGCTTCGATTTTTCAATTCTACCATGCCGATGCTCATTTGGTCCAAGCAGATCGTCAAAACTTACTGTCGCCACTTGGACAAACTCCATATTCAGTGCGGGCCATGTGATATTAAAACATATGGACCCATTGTCAATATTATGGCCGTGTCATCGGCCTATCATTTCTTCTTGAGGACCGAAAGTGATTATCATAATTTCAATCTAAATTATTCTGGTGAATTGATATGCATCGTCTTTCCATAATTCACTCCCTTATCAGCACAAGGTCATCCTAGCTGTAAATCCCATAACCGTACTATTCTGTTTCGTGCCAATCTCTATTCCCCAGCATCCAGGAAGCGTTTGGATCAGTTGAGCCAAATCATTCTATAAAGAAGCAtatttgtatatttataataataaaaagaacGATGAAATCATATCTAACACGCGCCTTGAATAGGGTCGATCAACTCACTTGTGTGAAAAAATGGTGGTACGGGGAAAAATAGGAAACTAGGTATTGGAATAGATAACATGCGCGCGGGCGTATACTTATTTTGACCCTAACCTGTTAGAAAGGGCATTTCTAACATCCAGCAAAACAGTCCTCGTTATCAATGGTTTTATTAGTGGCCACGAAAAGAATTGAGCGAGCATTAGAGACCTATAATGAGCTAGAAGGTTCTGTCAGCaaaattgatgaagctTTAGATAAAAAGGATGAAAATAAAGCGTTGACAACCACTGCAAGTACTTCTCAAAGAGAGCCTGCAATCGAACATGACCGTCTTGTCATCATATCCAAGAGTCTGATTGCCAGGTACCCTGACAATGCAGAGTATAGGCTAGCGGCATTAGTTAAGGGCACTTATGTATATAATCCTCCGAAGCCGCCAGCTCCCCCCAAATCAGAAGAATTTTTGAAACAAATGGAACGCCTCCGAAATGAGGAGGCGGAAAGGGAATACCAGAGAATGATCAATCCTGAGCTGGCCTTAGctatttcttctggttctgaatCAGTTCCATCCATCGGTCAAGAGGCAAAGCAGTTAAAGGAGCAATTATCGGCGATTGTAAATATAATGGTGTCTGTTGCGTCAGTTGCAGCTGCCATATGGTACTGGTCTGGTTCGTCTGCTGGGTTTTCAACACCTACACGGACATTATTGAGTTTATTCGGAGCAATAACTGTTCTTATAGCAGAGGTAGTTGTCTACCTCCGCTACAAGGTAAGAGTTGAAGAGGCAAAGGTGCTTGAAAGAAAtaagaaggaaaagaagagtATTGTGTCAACAGTTGATCTAGCTGATTCAGCCCAAAGCATTATTTCGCTGAACCTTGATAACTCCAGTACCTCAGTCGATACTTCGAAGGACAAACTTTTATCAAAGAAGTCTAAATCGGACATGCGCAAAAGAGGCAAAAAGTCTTGAAACTTGTGACTCAGCTATAATAGGCACATTCGATATTCAGGATATAAATATGTATTGGATCATATTGCATTTGATGATTCTTGATTCTTTAACAAACTACCAGTTGTATATAATTAAATTTAAAGAGATAACTAAAGCTGCTCAGAGGTGTCGCTCTTCAAAAAGCTTTGACCAGTTTTTCCTTCTCTTGAGTGGTATTGGCTATCCCGTTCTTCTTGAAAACGGTCAGTGCGGTCTGCCACGCCGGAAATTGAAACAGAAGGGGGAGGTGGTGGCAATTTAACTTGACGAATTTCCAGTTTTCTGTGATGTTAGTATAATAGTTCAGTTATTAGTAACTTTGTTAACTCACTCATAGTCTTTGGATTTTTCGTAGCTCCACTTCAATATAATTCTGTACAACTCCCATGTAGTGAAATCGGGCCACAATGTGGTAACAAATTCGACTTGACAATTAATATTACTTTCCCAAAGCATGAAATCAGATAAGCGAGTAGCACCACTTGTGCGAACAAGAATATCCAACGGAGGACTTTGGCCAGTATGAAACTCATGCTGAAGCAACTCAATATCAATCTGAGAAGTATCAATTTCGTTATTTTCAACCTTGCTGGCTATATTTCTGATTGCATGTGTAATGTCATCTCGAGAAGTATACGGACAACAGATGTTGAAGGTCATCCTGCACTGTTAGTAATCTGCTAGCCGAATCAAACTCAAAGTACATACAGGCTGTTTTTCGTGGttcttttttcaatttcattAATTCTCTGCAAAATATCATCAGCCAACAGCTCTTTATCCCCCAGGAAGCGAACTCTAATACCATAATCGTCGGTAAACTTTGGTGCTGAAATATAATCCATAACTCTGCTTCTGActaaattaaataattCTTCGACTTCGCCTTTCGGccttttgaaattttcaattgaaaatgcATAAACCGTGACTGCCTTCACACCTAGTCTTGCGCATAGTTCAACTATCTGAAAAGTTAGGGTCTTTCCGGCCCACGGCTCTCATTACAAACGCTAACTTACTTGTATAAGAGTTTCAAATCCGGCAAAATGACCCTCACGAAGTTCAATATTGTTTTGAGTTGCATATCTACGATTTCCATCCATAACAAATGCAATGTGTTGGGGGATGGGGCCTGTTCTCATGGCACTGATAATACCATCGTTCAAGAAACTCATCCCATATTCAGCGAACGGAAATCGTTTAAGCCATCCAAACAATTCAGACATCTCGGACAACGTTCACCTAGGTAGTATAGTAAGTCGGGAGTTGGATCTCTATATTTAAGAAAGCAAGATGTTGTAAGGATTTGTCGACAGGGATAAATCCTGTTGATGCATCATATCGTCATGCATGCACTCTTGATCGTTTATGCAGGGTCTTGGATCGGCGTCCAccattattttcaaaactTTGTCAAATATTATGTCAAGCGATaagtataaataatcaCAACAAGTATGAAGGATTTGTATGCTCACAACTTTTAAAGATGATATTAGCTTCGTTTCTGTTTGCGACTTTCTTCCATCTGACTTGCGTATTGGCAAGGGTAACATTCCATGACACCTCTAGCCTAGGATGGGATCCAACCATTGTCCAGTTTGCTGGTTATATTGATGTTGACGAGGGTCATAATAGCCTGTTTTACTGGTTTTTTGAATCGCGCAATGAACCTGCTAATGACCCTGTGATCCTTTTTCTGAATGGCGGTCCCGGTTGTTCCTCAATGAAGGCTTTGTGGCTCAACTTTCCAGGTGTTATTCAGGCAAACCTTTCTCATACATACAATCCATACTCATGGAATGCTAATGCAAGTATCTTGTACTTAGACAACCCTGCCGGAACTGGCCTTTCGACAGTTGGCCGTGACGTGAATAACACTGCTGATATGAGCCGCCAAGTTTATGAATTCTTGAACATATTTTTTGACTCATTTCCCGCCTATCGAGAGCTTGAGGTGCATGTCGTTGCATTATCTGATGCTGGCTACTATGCACCAGatattgctgttgaaatCTTATCTCATGACGAGAAGCTATTTAACTTGGCCTCCATAGCGATTGGAAATGGCCTTGTCAATGCCCAGCTACAATACCAGTATATTCAGCCCATGGTAtgtggagctggtggtatcTCTCCGGTTCTCTCACCAGAGACATGTGCTGATATGGACTTGGATACTCCACTGTGCGTGGAGCAGATTTCCGATTGTAATACGCAAGGATATGGATGCTCAGAAGCTTTGGATTTCTGTAATCAAGTAACATTTAATAAGATAGGCAACAACCTGTTCAACCTCGAACAACCGTGTGACAACATAACCTCAGAATGCTATCCTGGAGACACATACTACGTACAGTACATGAATTTACCAGTCGTCATGACTACTGTGGGTTcgaaaaaaacaaacttcaCGGCTTGCAATGCGACAATTGCCCAAGACTTCGCCGAT
This window harbors:
- the TAF9 gene encoding TATA-binding protein-associated factor TAF9 (Subunit (17 kDa) of TFIID and SAGA complexes; involved in RNA polymerase II transcription initiation and in chromatin modification, similar to histone H3; GO_component: GO:0000124 - SAGA complex [Evidence IDA] [PMID 9674426]; GO_component: GO:0046695 - SLIK (SAGA-like) complex [Evidence IDA] [PMID 12446794]; GO_component: GO:0005634 - nucleus [Evidence IEA,IEA]; GO_component: GO:0005669 - transcription factor TFIID complex [Evidence IDA] [PMID 10788514]; GO_component: GO:0005669 - transcription factor TFIID complex [Evidence IDA] [PMID 15448131]; GO_function: GO:0001075 - RNA polymerase II core promoter sequence-specific DNA binding transcription factor activity involved in preinitiation complex assembly [Evidence IC]; GO_function: GO:0003682 - chromatin binding [Evidence IDA] [PMID 10818000]; GO_function: GO:0032947 - protein complex scaffold [Evidence IMP] [PMID 9844639]; GO_function: GO:0046982 - protein heterodimerization activity [Evidence IEA]; GO_process: GO:0006352 - DNA-templated transcription, initiation [Evidence IEA]; GO_process: GO:0051123 - RNA polymerase II transcriptional preinitiation complex assembly [Evidence IMP] [PMID 12840001]; GO_process: GO:0016568 - chromatin modification [Evidence IDA] [PMID 9674426]; GO_process: GO:0016573 - histone acetylation [Evidence IDA] [PMID 9674426]; GO_process: GO:0006355 - regulation of transcription, DNA-templated [Evidence IEA]; GO_process: GO:0006366 - transcription from RNA polymerase II promoter [Evidence IMP] [PMID 10747053]; GO_process: GO:0006366 - transcription from RNA polymerase II promoter [Evidence IDA] [PMID 12138208]; GO_process: GO:0006366 - transcription from RNA polymerase II promoter [Evidence IDA] [PMID 15448131]; GO_process: GO:0006351 - transcription, DNA-templated [Evidence IEA]); its protein translation is MSVDANINSNSSSAEADLPNITPRDVRLLHLILASMGVSSYQDRVPLQLMDFAFRYTHGVLQDALHYSDHAHSSTSHQPAGVGPSNVPLTIDDVRLAVGARVNYQFKPAPPKELLLDLAQERNKRPLPQVSQQYGLRLPPEKYCLTSKEWEFDDEDDELMNEIVDEPVPAPNSSDVAMTDD
- the VPH2 gene encoding Vph2p (Integral membrane protein required for V-ATPase function; not an actual component of the vacuolar H+-ATPase (V-ATPase) complex; functions in the assembly of the V-ATPase; localized to the endoplasmic reticulum (ER); involved in methionine restriction extension of chronological lifespan in an autophagy-dependent manner; GO_component: GO:0005783 - endoplasmic reticulum [Evidence IEA]; GO_component: GO:0005789 - endoplasmic reticulum membrane [Evidence IEA]; GO_component: GO:0005789 - endoplasmic reticulum membrane [Evidence IDA] [PMID 9325326]; GO_component: GO:0016021 - integral component of membrane [Evidence IEA]; GO_component: GO:0016020 - membrane [Evidence IEA]; GO_function: GO:0003674 - molecular_function [Evidence ND]; GO_process: GO:0007035 - vacuolar acidification [Evidence IMP] [PMID 1628805]; GO_process: GO:0070072 - vacuolar proton-transporting V-type ATPase complex assembly [Evidence IMP] [PMID 9325326]), yielding MVLLVATKRIERALETYNELEGSVSKIDEALDKKDENKALTTTASTSQREPAIEHDRLVIISKSLIARYPDNAEYRLAALVKGTYVYNPPKPPAPPKSEEFLKQMERLRNEEAEREYQRMINPELALAISSGSESVPSIGQEAKQLKEQLSAIVNIMVSVASVAAAIWYWSGSSAGFSTPTRTLLSLFGAITVLIAEVVVYLRYKVRVEEAKVLERNKKEKKSIVSTVDLADSAQSIISLNLDNSSTSVDTSKDKLLSKKSKSDMRKRGKKS